The following coding sequences are from one Chaetodon trifascialis isolate fChaTrf1 chromosome 24, fChaTrf1.hap1, whole genome shotgun sequence window:
- the gtf3c3 gene encoding general transcription factor 3C polypeptide 3, with amino-acid sequence MSAFSAELIDYLEGRITFEEFDKRRDERKAKESEVLTEDVQDDAQPSTSAQIPRTVEEGVSPGVQLAFASLLQGTPELPSSEEEEEEEEEEDSLSYVDDEGDEDYKVEEEDRGKAEVEVEETVKRRRRGGKRGRGRRKKKEEEDDEEDPTVGDVFALEMELSRENKKMMKERRHRSKLPRALRGLMGEANIRYARGEKEDAILMCMEIIRQAPLAYEPFSTLAMIYEDDEDLDKALQFGLIAAHLNPSDCEEWIRLAEMSLEQDNIRQAIVCYTKAIKYDPTNVRYLWERSSLHMRLGEHKHCMDGYRRILALLPLEDGEHFMQLSKDMAKSYYESSDLASALGVIEDALARHPSLVSDDFINMAAELYIANRQYSKALQVLAQFAGIVLIRDESKTDISTPTQEEEAAEEARSEGQEKSSDEGTESKTAEEMAAEEIGEIQDVQVPDSVPVDLRAKLMVCLIHLHVYTPLEGLVSSLMEQSPEEIGDLYLDVGEAYLEQGQYMSALPLLSALVISEKYNLAVIWLRHAECLKALGHMEVAVESYNKVVEMAPLHLEARLSLATLQQQLGRPESALKALESMYDSETLAQDSSAAQKELKLLLHRSTLLKTQGQTQDYLDAMITMISMLLKVAMQRAKVCVRSVTMSGKNHLRLVKVKDMQPEIADHEAAYLDNTGKTNVLSREDWWQLLVSCVRTLCEVKRYEEAELLVESAMEFYSFYDNKPRRREMEFFGLSATILDNNYCKAYNYIRLLLMESLDLPQLWNIFSQLTITSQHQRHHRFCLRLLLKHPDNHALCILCGHNAMVSGSFKHALGQYVQAFKAHPDNPLHSLFVGLTFFHMASQKFVAKRHTLVLKGFSFLWRYVELRGECQETMYNLGRALHQMGLTHLAIHYYQKALTMPAQRMEGIPEDQVDLKREIAFNLSLIYQASGNVDVARQLISAHCIV; translated from the exons ATGTCTGCTTTCAGCGCCGAGCTGATAGACTACCTGGAGGGGAGGATAACTTTTGAGGAGTTTGACAAGCGGAGGGATGAGCGGAAAGCAAAG gaGTCTGAGGTGTTAACTGAGGATGTGCAGGATGATGCCCAGCCGTCTACGTCTGCACAGATCCCGAGGACAGTCG AGGAGGGAGTCAGCCCGGGGGTCCAGCTGGCCTTCGCCTCCTTACTGCAAGGAACGCCAGAATTACCGtcttcagaagaagaagaggaggaagaagaagaagaagacagctTGAGCTATGtggatgatgaaggtgatgaggattacaaggtggaggaagaggacagggGAAAGGCGGAGGTGGAAGTGGAGGAGACGGTGAAGAGGCGGAGgcgaggagggaaaagagggagaggacgcaggaagaagaaagaggaggaggatgatgaggaagatCCGACGGTGGGGGACGTGTTTGCGctggagatggagctgagtCGAGAAAACAAGAagatgatgaag gAGCGGCGTCATCGCAGCAAGCTGCCTCGAGCTCTGAGGGGCCTGATGGGAGAAGCCAACATCCGCTACgccagaggagagaaagaggacgcCATCTTGATGTGCATGGAGATCATAAGACAGG CTCCTCTGGCCTATGAGCCTTTCTCTACGCTGGCTATGATCTACGAGGACGATGAAGACTTGGACAAAGCGCTGCAGTTCGGTCTGATCGCCGCCCACCTGAACCCCTCAGACTGCGAGGAGTGGATCAGGCTGGCAGAAATGTCCCTGGAGCAGGACAACATCCGACAGGCCATTGTCTGCTACACAAAGG CCATTAAGTACGACCCCACCAATGTGCGCTACCTGTGGGAGCGTTCCAGCCTCCACATGCGTCTGGGcgagcacaaacactgcatggACGGCTACCGCAGGATCCTAGCGCTGCTGCCGCTGGAGGACGGAGAGCACTTCATGCAGCTGTCCAAGGACATGGCCAA GAGTTACTATGAGAGCAGTGACTTGGCCTCAGCTCTGGGTGTTATAGAGGACGCTCTGGCTCGACACCCCAGCCTGGTCAGCGATGACTTCATcaacatggcggctgagcttTATATTGCCAATCGCCAGTACAGCAAGGCCCTGCAG GTCTTGGCCCAGTTTGCGGGGATAGTTTTGATCAGGGACGAGTCCAAAACAGACATCTCGACGCCAACGCAGGAGGAGGAAGCGGCAGAGGAGGCGAGGAGCGAGGGGCAGGAGAAGAGCAGCGACGAAGGCACAGAGTCGAAAACTGCAGAGGAGATGGCAGCGGAGGAGATCG GTGAAATTCAGGATGTCCAGGTACCAGACAGCGTCCCAGTGGACCTGAGGGCCAAGCTAATGGTCTGCCTCATACACCTGCATGTCTACACACCCCTGGAG GGACTGGTGTCATCGCTGATGGAGCAGAGTCCAGAGGAGATCGGTGACTTGTACCTGGATGTAGGTGAAGCCTACTTGGAGCAGGGCCAGTACatgtctgctctgcctctgctgtctgcCCTCGTCATATCCGAGAAGTACAACCTGGCTGTCATCTGGCTCCGGCATGCAG AGTGTCTGAAGGCGCTGGGCCACATGGAGGTGGCAGTGGAAAGCTACAATAAGGTGGTGGAGATGGCTCCGCTGCACCTGGAGGCCCGGCTCTCCCTGGccaccctgcagcagcagctagGCCGCCCGGAGTCCGCCCTCAAGGCCCTGGAGTCCATGTACGACAGCGAGACCCTGGCCCAAGACTCCTCAGCCGCACAAAAG gaattaaagctgctgctgcatcgCTCCACGCTGCTGAAGACTCAGGGACAGACGCAGGACTACCTGGACGCTATGATCACAATGATCTCCATGCTGCTTAAG GTGGCCATGCAGCGAgcgaaggtgtgtgtgcgctctgtaACCATGTCGGGCAAAAATCACCTGCGGCTGGTGAAGGTCAAAGACATGCAGCCAGAAATTGCCGACCATGAAGCTGCCTATCTGGACAACACtg GTAAAACCAACGTCCTGTCCAGAGAGGACTGGTGGCAGCTGCTGGTGAGCTGCGTGCGGACCCTGTGCGAGGTGAAGCGCTACGAGGAGGCCGAGCTGCTGGTGGAGTCCGCCATGGAGTTCTACTCCTTCTACGACAACAAGCCGcggaggagggagatggagtTCTTCGGCCTGTCCGCCACCATCCTCGACAACAACTACTGCAAGGCCTATAACTACATCAG attGCTGCTGATGGAAAGCCTGGATTTGCCACAGCTTTGGAATATTTTCAGCCAG CTGACGATCACGTCGCAGCACCAGCGCCACCATCGCTTCTGTCTGCGCCTGCTGTTAAAACACCCTGACAACCACGCCTTGTGTATCCTGTGCGGACACAACGCCATGGTGTCGGGGAGCTTCAAACACGCCCTAG GCCAGTATGTTCAGGCCTTCAAGGCTCACCCCGACAACCCGCTCCACAGCCTGTTCGTGGGCCTCACCTTCTTCCACATGGCGTCACAGAAGTTCGTGGCCAAGCGACACACGCTGGTGCTGAAG GGCTTCTCCTTCCTGTGGCGGTATGTGGAGCTGCGTGGAGAGTGCCAGGAGACCATGTACAACCTGGGCAGGGCGCTGCATCAGATGGGCCTCACGCACTTGGCCATCCATTACTACCAGAAGGCTCTCACAATGCCTGCGCAGAGGATGGAA GGTATCCCAGAGGACCAGGTGGATCTGAAGAGGGAGATCGCCTTCAACCTCTCCCTCATCTACCAGGCCAGCGGGAACGTAGACGTGGCCCGGCAGCTCATCAGCGCACACTGCATTGTTTGA